The following are from one region of the Vicinamibacteria bacterium genome:
- a CDS encoding HD domain-containing phosphohydrolase, whose product MRPASGDRPISAAPLRLGELVATLALAQDNAFGQPLESQLRSCLLGTWICEAGGFDKELRETVYWVALLRYIGCTGHAHEVATIFGDEIAIRAQTLIHDAANPAEVMRDVLAFATAGRPPEEREQVAQMIQQGAHEWAVHNFASGCEVGDMLAQRLDFGPRVRDALRFTFERWNGNGFPTGARGEAIPLAMRIVHLSHDMEAIGRLFSPAEALDAASKRRDRTYDPELADLFVEQGRGWFERLDTIEPWDAVLELEPTPRRRLDGTELDDALTVAADFIDLKSPYMAGHSRRCAELAVEAGRVLELNEEAIITLRRAALVHDFGTTGVPNSIWDKPATLTRSEFDRVELHPMLTEQMLRRSPALAALNPLACAHHEKADGSGYHKRLQADGIDPGAGVLAAVDVYVGLTAERADRPPFSGEDAAKELRRLASQGVLELRATDAVLIASGHGGPEARRSIRAQHPGGLSRREVDVLRLAARGLTTRSIAERLHISPKTTDHHIQHIYNKIGVSTRAAAALWAMQHDV is encoded by the coding sequence GTGCGGCCCGCATCGGGAGATCGGCCTATTTCTGCCGCACCCCTCCGGCTCGGGGAGCTCGTCGCCACGTTGGCGCTGGCACAGGACAACGCTTTCGGCCAGCCGCTCGAATCCCAACTCCGGTCGTGTCTCCTCGGGACCTGGATATGCGAGGCGGGAGGATTCGACAAGGAGCTGCGAGAAACCGTTTACTGGGTTGCACTTCTACGGTATATCGGCTGCACCGGACACGCGCACGAGGTGGCCACGATCTTCGGCGATGAGATCGCCATTCGCGCCCAGACCCTGATCCACGATGCCGCGAATCCCGCCGAGGTCATGCGCGACGTCCTGGCCTTCGCGACCGCCGGCCGCCCTCCGGAAGAGCGTGAACAGGTCGCTCAAATGATCCAACAGGGGGCCCACGAGTGGGCGGTGCACAACTTCGCGTCGGGGTGCGAAGTCGGCGACATGCTGGCGCAGCGGCTCGATTTCGGCCCCCGCGTTCGCGACGCCTTGCGCTTCACCTTCGAGCGATGGAACGGGAACGGCTTTCCGACCGGCGCCCGCGGCGAGGCGATCCCGCTTGCGATGCGCATCGTGCACCTGAGCCACGACATGGAAGCGATTGGCCGGCTGTTCTCACCGGCTGAGGCGCTGGATGCGGCCTCCAAACGTCGCGACCGCACCTACGATCCGGAGCTCGCCGACTTGTTCGTCGAGCAGGGGCGTGGTTGGTTCGAACGGCTCGACACGATCGAGCCGTGGGACGCCGTGCTCGAGCTCGAGCCGACGCCACGCCGCAGGCTGGACGGCACCGAGCTCGACGACGCCCTGACGGTGGCGGCGGATTTCATCGATCTGAAATCACCTTACATGGCCGGTCACAGCCGTCGATGCGCCGAGCTCGCCGTGGAGGCCGGCCGGGTGCTCGAGCTCAACGAAGAGGCTATCATCACGCTCCGCCGGGCCGCGCTGGTTCACGACTTCGGCACGACCGGCGTCCCGAACTCGATCTGGGACAAGCCCGCTACCTTGACTCGCTCGGAGTTCGATCGGGTGGAGCTCCACCCGATGCTCACCGAACAGATGCTGCGCCGCTCACCGGCACTGGCGGCACTGAACCCGCTGGCATGCGCCCATCACGAGAAGGCGGACGGGTCCGGCTACCACAAACGTCTGCAGGCCGATGGCATCGATCCGGGGGCGGGGGTGCTCGCTGCCGTCGACGTTTACGTCGGACTGACAGCCGAGCGGGCCGACCGCCCGCCGTTCTCGGGCGAGGACGCCGCAAAGGAGCTTCGACGGCTCGCATCCCAGGGAGTCCTCGAGCTACGCGCGACCGACGCCGTGCTCATCGCTTCGGGCCACGGCGGGCCCGAGGCACGTCGATCAATCAGAGCGCAACACCCGGGGGGCCTCTCCCGCCGTGAAGTCGATGTGCTGCGCCTCGCGGCGAGGGGGCTGACCACGCGGTCGATCGCCGAGCGGCTGCACATCTCGCCGAAGACCACCGATCACCACATCCAGCATATCTATAACAAGATCGGTGTCTCGACGCGGGCGGCTGCTGCTCTTTGGGCCATGCAACACGACGTTTGA
- a CDS encoding protein kinase → MSLEAGQRLGHYEIVGLGGVGGMGELYKAKDTKLRRDVAIKTLPQAFAEDRERLARFAREAKLLASLNHPNIATLYGLEDHDGQPILVMEWVEGETLEARLSRGPLPLDELLALFEQMAKGLEAAHEKSVIHRDLKPANVKIAEDGTVKILDFGLARLAETDGDKWGQGASQSPTLTKDTALGAILGTASYMSPEQAKGQSVDRRTDIWAFGSCLYEALSGVKAFQGETFADVLAKTLEREPDFEALPTSTPASIRLLLQRCLEKDPKQRLRDIGDARLEIRDAFSRSASPTTIAESRKAALSFGVAGGLALGFAMVGGLEVWRLTRSPHEAPHPTRLTLELPNIAPSDAAIFGFSLFELDISPDGRQIAYVVQGERARELRLRSLDEISPKPIPNTEGASAPFFSSDGQWIGFHADGKIRRVAPDGSQLLSLCEAPGFAGASWGPDDTIIFAGKEGLYHVAARGGAASLVVAPNSADGEALLGWPRVLPDAKHVLATVLMEGSIVDDPRARIVVVSLETGERRIVTEAGSNPRYVPTGHVVFGWGGDLYAVGFDVERLTTRGTPLPVVQGVRSDPFIGTDFAVSDEGSLVYARAPALGSPASLHWADRQGRRGPFGEELRRFRFPRLSPDGRLLAVAIGAPGRSDIWVYDLNVEPPVARRLTSEGNNSVPVWTPDGRELYFTNAGNMMAVATVARGRELSFGTPQALFDGFLQGGGPRSYDVAPDGRFLVVVGDTEVPPRDELVIVLDWFEELERQVPSGS, encoded by the coding sequence ATGTCCCTCGAAGCGGGCCAGAGGCTCGGCCACTATGAGATCGTCGGTCTTGGCGGTGTGGGCGGAATGGGCGAGCTCTACAAAGCGAAGGATACGAAGCTCCGTCGCGACGTCGCCATCAAAACCCTCCCGCAGGCATTCGCGGAGGATCGTGAACGTCTCGCACGGTTCGCACGAGAGGCGAAGCTTCTCGCTTCTCTAAACCATCCCAACATCGCCACGTTGTACGGGCTCGAGGATCACGACGGCCAGCCGATCCTCGTGATGGAATGGGTGGAAGGTGAGACACTCGAGGCTCGCCTTTCCCGTGGACCTTTGCCCCTCGATGAGCTGCTAGCCTTGTTCGAGCAGATGGCCAAAGGCCTCGAAGCCGCTCACGAGAAGAGCGTGATCCACCGAGACCTGAAGCCGGCGAACGTCAAGATCGCTGAGGACGGGACGGTCAAAATTCTGGACTTCGGCCTCGCGAGGCTCGCCGAGACCGACGGAGACAAGTGGGGCCAAGGCGCGTCTCAATCGCCAACCCTGACGAAGGACACCGCACTTGGCGCCATCCTTGGTACCGCTTCTTATATGAGCCCTGAGCAGGCGAAGGGCCAGAGCGTCGATCGGCGCACTGACATCTGGGCCTTCGGCAGCTGTCTCTACGAAGCGCTCAGCGGTGTTAAGGCATTTCAGGGAGAGACCTTTGCCGACGTTCTCGCCAAAACCCTCGAACGCGAGCCGGACTTCGAGGCGCTGCCCACGTCGACTCCAGCGAGCATTCGACTTCTGTTGCAAAGATGCCTGGAGAAGGACCCCAAACAGCGCTTGAGAGACATCGGCGATGCGCGTCTCGAGATTCGGGACGCATTTTCTCGGTCCGCGAGCCCGACGACGATTGCGGAGTCCCGAAAGGCAGCCCTTTCCTTCGGCGTTGCCGGCGGCCTCGCTCTCGGGTTTGCCATGGTGGGCGGACTCGAAGTTTGGAGACTAACGCGCAGCCCACACGAAGCGCCTCACCCAACTCGATTGACGCTCGAGCTTCCTAACATTGCTCCATCGGACGCGGCGATTTTCGGTTTCTCTCTTTTTGAGCTCGATATCTCTCCCGACGGCAGGCAAATCGCCTATGTGGTCCAAGGGGAGAGAGCTCGTGAGCTCCGGCTACGTTCACTGGACGAGATTTCGCCCAAACCTATTCCCAACACCGAGGGGGCGTCCGCCCCTTTCTTTTCGTCCGACGGCCAGTGGATCGGCTTTCATGCTGACGGGAAAATTAGGCGGGTTGCTCCCGATGGCTCCCAGCTCTTGAGCCTTTGCGAGGCTCCCGGCTTCGCCGGAGCGAGTTGGGGGCCGGATGACACGATCATCTTTGCTGGGAAAGAGGGTCTTTACCACGTCGCCGCGCGTGGAGGGGCAGCGAGTTTGGTAGTCGCTCCGAATTCCGCCGACGGTGAAGCCCTGCTCGGCTGGCCCAGAGTCCTGCCCGATGCCAAGCACGTCCTCGCCACAGTGCTCATGGAAGGCTCGATCGTCGACGATCCCCGGGCGCGGATTGTGGTGGTGTCTCTAGAGACCGGCGAGCGACGCATCGTGACCGAGGCAGGAAGCAATCCGCGTTATGTTCCCACGGGACACGTCGTCTTCGGATGGGGCGGAGACTTGTACGCCGTGGGCTTCGACGTCGAGCGTCTGACGACTCGTGGAACGCCCCTTCCCGTCGTTCAGGGTGTCCGCTCCGACCCGTTTATCGGCACCGACTTTGCCGTCTCCGATGAAGGTTCACTCGTCTATGCGCGCGCCCCCGCTCTGGGATCTCCTGCGAGCCTCCACTGGGCCGATCGACAGGGTCGGAGGGGACCATTCGGCGAAGAGCTTCGACGTTTTCGCTTTCCGCGCCTTTCGCCTGACGGTCGGCTCCTGGCGGTCGCCATCGGAGCGCCAGGACGTTCCGACATCTGGGTCTACGATCTCAACGTTGAGCCACCAGTAGCGCGCCGCCTGACCTCTGAGGGAAACAACTCGGTGCCCGTTTGGACACCCGACGGTCGCGAGCTCTACTTCACGAATGCCGGCAACATGATGGCCGTAGCGACCGTGGCCCGCGGCCGAGAGCTTTCCTTCGGTACGCCTCAAGCGTTGTTCGATGGATTCCTTCAGGGCGGCGGACCTCGAAGCTACGACGTGGCCCCCGACGGCCGATTTCTCGTTGTCGTCGGCGACACCGAAGTGCCCCCACGAGACGAGCTCGTGATCGTCCTCGACTGGTTCGAGGAGCTCGAGCGACAAGTGCCGAGTGGGAGCTGA
- a CDS encoding type II toxin-antitoxin system RelE/ParE family toxin, producing MIRSFRDKEAEGLLAGNVPRRLRSVARVAQRKLRQLHAAHRLEDLGIFPGNRLEALKGDRRGQHSIRINDRLRICFVWRSGNAYDIEIVDYH from the coding sequence GTGATCCGGTCGTTCCGGGACAAGGAGGCCGAGGGCTTGCTGGCCGGAAACGTGCCGCGGAGACTCCGATCGGTCGCGAGGGTAGCTCAAAGGAAACTGAGGCAGCTGCATGCCGCCCACCGACTCGAGGATCTGGGCATCTTCCCCGGCAATCGGCTAGAGGCCCTCAAGGGCGACCGTCGTGGGCAGCACAGCATTCGCATCAACGACCGGCTTCGCATCTGCTTTGTTTGGAGAAGCGGAAACGCTTACGACATCGAGATCGTGGACTATCACTGA
- a CDS encoding peroxidase yields the protein MEPMFLPDVEEHEDDGPRGDAIRAMSAAGVPVPQILHLFAFKPDRTDHLSRFTQGVMRGPSPLSPGQRELIAAFTSRRNECPF from the coding sequence ATGGAACCCATGTTTTTGCCCGACGTCGAAGAGCACGAGGATGACGGCCCACGCGGTGACGCCATCCGTGCCATGAGCGCCGCGGGCGTCCCCGTTCCCCAGATTCTTCACCTATTCGCCTTCAAACCGGATCGCACCGATCATCTCTCCCGGTTCACCCAAGGGGTGATGCGCGGTCCTTCCCCGCTATCACCCGGCCAGCGAGAGCTCATCGCCGCGTTCACCTCGAGGCGGAACGAGTGCCCCTTCTGA
- a CDS encoding HigA family addiction module antitoxin: MARKKVALPPVHPGEILHEDLMRPREISINRLARDLRVPVTRISEIVNGRRGISADTALRLGRYFGSTPEFWMNLQAAYDLEVAQREKESEIERDVHPLEVA, translated from the coding sequence ATGGCTAGAAAGAAGGTAGCGCTTCCACCGGTTCATCCGGGCGAGATCCTGCATGAGGATCTCATGAGGCCGCGGGAAATCAGTATCAATCGCCTGGCACGCGACCTGAGGGTTCCGGTAACACGCATCAGCGAGATCGTGAACGGCCGGCGTGGCATCAGCGCCGACACGGCACTGCGGCTCGGCCGCTACTTCGGCAGCACGCCCGAGTTCTGGATGAACCTACAAGCAGCCTATGACCTCGAGGTGGCCCAGCGCGAGAAGGAAAGCGAGATCGAGCGCGATGTGCATCCACTCGAGGTTGCCTAG